The region AACAAACATCGATTGTCCGTGACCGAAAATAGCGCCTAGGTAAGTAAATACACCTTCCATTAAAACATCCTCTTGTAAGTTTATATTGCGGGATTATACCTTTTTTCACCTTAGGAAACCTCTAAATCTACGCCAATTTCTCCTGTCCCAGACGATAAAGTGCAAAATCATATTTGATGGGATCTTTTTGATCAAAGGTACGCAAAGTATCTGTCAATTCTATACTGGCTCTCATATCGTACGTTTTACGCTTGAGTAAGCCTAAACGTCTTGAAACCTGAAACGTATGGGTGTCAAGAGGCATAAGCAGATCTTTTTTATCTATCTTAGACCATAAACCCATATCCAAAGCATCTTTGCGTACCATCCAGCGCAGGTACATCATATAGCGCTTGTAGGTCCCTGCTGAAAGTACTTTTTTGGGTATGGAACCTATTAAAAAGTTATAACCACGTGTGTTTCTAGGATACACCGATTGTAACGTCTCTATAAAATGCCATAAACCATCTAAAATATTTTCTTCTTTTTTGTAGGCGGTATAAAAAATATTTTCAATGCTCTCTTCAGATCTTAGACGTTTCAATGCGATGAAGAGGGCAGCGACATCTTCACTTTTTTGAAAACGATAATAGTGGGAAGAGAGTGCTTTTCTTATCTCCTCTTCACTGCAGTCCAATAAAGAAAAATCCAAACTTTGCAAAAATCGGACGATAAGCCCTACATTACCATAGCCAAACAATGCACAAATCAGTGCTATAGATTCATCTTGGTATTGTGATGCAACAAGAAGGGGGTCAGGCTTGTCAAAAGAGAGTTCAGCACTGTTGTTTCTAGCTTCAACTTCATTGTCTAAAAGAGTTTTGATCTCAGATAATCTCAATAAGCATTCCAATCATTCGTAACAGTTAGTACGTAGCACTTCATCCTAAAACGTAAAGTGTTCACCAAGATAATGCTTACGTACATTCTCATCATTGGCGACTTCATCACTGGTACCTGTCGCTAACATTTCACCGCTTCGCATCACATAGGCTCGATCACAAATACCCAGTGTTTCACGCACATTATGGTCTGTAATGAGAATACCCATATCAAGATCCACCAGTTGTTTGATAATGTTTTGTATATCCAAAACGGCTATAGGGTCAACACCGGCAAAAGGTTCATCCAGAAGTAAGAATTTTGGTTCACCTACCAATGCTCTTGCAATCTCAACCCTTCTTCTCTCTCCCCCACTGAGGCGGATCCCAAGACGGGCACGGATAGGTTCGATGTTGAAGATCTCAAGCAGTTTTTCAATGCGTGGCTGAACCTTCTCTTTATCCAGGCCTAATGCTTCAACTGCAATGAGCAAATTTTCTTCTACAGTCAAGTCTTTAAAAATGCTGGACTCTTGAGGCAAATACCCTATACCCATTTGTGCACGGGCACTTAAAGGCAGTCTTGTGACATCTTCACCATCCAAAAAAACCTGGCCTTCTGTAGCATCAGTTAATCCACATACCATGTAGAATGAAGTGGTCTTTCCCGCACCATTGGGACCAAGAAGCCCTACGATCTCTTTACTCTTCACATTTAGAGAGATATCATGCACTAACTTTGTTTTTTTAATAGTTTTGGCAAGGCCTTTGGCTTCAAGTGTATGCGTCATACGTCTATCCTATAAATTCTACTGTTTTTTTGGGACTCTATCTCTATGGTTGCAACATTATAACCTACACCTTCTAAAAAGGCTTTAAGTTCATCCGAGCCCCACTCTACCATGTGCCACCCCGGCTTTTCAAACTCTTCAAAAAGCCCCATCTGCATAAATTCTTCGTGATCTAAACGATAGAGGTCATAATGATACAGACTACTGCCATCTTTTGCACCATAACACTGTTGTAAAGAAAAGGTCGGAGAAGTCACTTCACCTTCGATCCCTTTTGCTTTTGCTATGGCTTGTGTAAGTGTCGTCTTTCCTGCAGCCAGATCACCTCTTAAAAATACGATCGTATCAGAAGGAAGTGTTGCATCCAAGTAACTGACAACTTTATCCAGTTCCTCTAATGATGCTTCTATTTCTTTAGTCATGTTTTCTCCATTCCGTAGAGGAGGACCCCTGTGTACTCCCGGATCTATCCTGCCAATTGTTGACTTATCTTAGCCATCAGCTTTAAATGTTCATTGGCTTTGCCACTATCAAGTCCGCTTTTAGCCATCTCTATCGCTTCTTCTATGTCACGTACATTGCCGTCTACAAAAAGTGCGAAGGCTGCATTTAGCAGCACAATATCTCTTTTTGCACCCTTTTCTTTACCTGAAAATATATCGCGTGTGATCTGTGCATTAAAATTTGCATCTCCACCCAAGATGGCCTCTTTAGGTGCGAGTTTAAATCCAAATGTCTCCGGATTGATCTCACCTTCTAATATACGGTTTGACTCCACATAGGCAAAAGAAGAGTTGCACGCAAGTGAGATCTCATCCATACCATCATGACTGCTGACAACACAGGCACGTTTCGCACCCAATTCAACCAGTGCATCAGCGATACGTTTAACGAAGGAAGGGTCAAATACCCCTAAAAGGTATTTCTCTGCTCCGGCAGGATTTGTCAATGGTCCAAGAATGTTAAAGATAGTCCTATGCTCTATAGACTTACGTATGGGCATGATGTGTTTCATCGCAGGATGATGATCGGTTGCAGGGAAAAAACAAAAACCTGTCTCTTCAAGCATTTTTATTTTATTCTCTATGCTAAGATCCAGGTTAATGCCCAGTGCTTCAAGAACATCTGTTGAGCCAGAGTTGGAAGTCACACTTCTGTTTCCATGTTTAGCCACAACACGACCCAAAGAAGCCAGAAGAAGCGACACAGTGGTAGAGATGTTAAAGCTTCCGCTTTTATCTCCACCTGTTCCGACCACGTCGATGGCTTTTTCTTTCAGTGCATCAGATAAAGAGAGTTTAATGGAGTGTTCGCGCATGACTGAAGCAGCTGCAGCGATATCACTGCCGCTTTCACCTTTTTCATACAGTGCTACAAGAAAAGCCCTTGCCTCCTCTGTACCCATTTGATTGTTAAACAGTCTTTCAAATTCTTCTTTAGTACCCATCACTCTCTCCTATTTAATTTGACAGCTCTTTGACATATTCATCTTTTTGACTTTTAGGTATGGTTTTGGTTGTTGGTATTTGCAGCACTTCATAAGACTTCGGACCTTTAAGATACTCTATGGTTACTGTATCTCCTACAGCTACATTTTTAGATGCTTTAGCCTTCAAGCCATTGACCAAAACAACACCAGATTTAAGCATATCCGTAGCAATAGTACGACGCTTCACCACATTCACAGCCGACAACCATTTATCCACACGCATACCAAAACCCCTTATTAAATCACACATCAGTGTGCTTTGTCGTGGCGAACGCCCTTGAAAGCAAAGCGATTCGAGAGCCACGACGACTTTTGTTTTTACCCCAAGGGCATTTCCGATGGGCACTTTTCTAGAAAAGTAAAGAGAGAAACAAACTCACAATTCAAATAAAAGGAAATGTATCAAAACAAAATCCTAATATTTATAATTTAGTGCAACTCAACGTTCAACTTCACTTCTCTCGTACTTCTTCGAGCAATGATCTCACCCGTAGTCGAATCCTGTCTAAAGTGAATCCCGTCAAGCCCTTGAAGCTCTGCACCTTTAAACATAGTTTTCGTTTCAAGTGTTGCTTCAGGGTTGGCTGCAGAGATCTTAGCCAACTCTTCTGGAGCGATCTTTATCTTCGTACCAGCCAAGATAGTGATACCCGCATCCACGATACATGCGTCACCCAAAGGAAGACCCGTTACAGAGTTTGCACCAAGTAGTGTGTTCTCCCCGATGCTGATAGGATTTCCATCTGTACCTGAAAGGACACCAAGGATACTAGCCCCACCACCTACATCTGAACCTGCACCTACGATAGCAGATGAAGAGATACGACCTTCAACCATCACAGGACCAAGTGTTCCAGCATTAAAGTTGATATATGATGCACCTGGCATGACTGTTGTACCAGCTGCAAGCTGTGCACCCATACGTACTTTAGACGCTTCCAAGATACGTGTATTATCTGCTGGTATCACATGTTGTAAGAATCTCGGGAATTTATCTACAGCATCCACAGCAGGATACGTACCGCCCAGTTTCATTTCGATCTCATTTTCTCTAAGGTAATCAAGTTCATAAGGTGTATTTCCTACCCATGCCACATTTGACAAAATACCAAATGCACCATTGAGGTTGATCTTTCTAAGTTCTGCTTTACTCTGAGAAAGTGCATAAAGTTTAAGATATACTGCTTCTACAGATCCAGGATTCGCATCTTCGAACAAAAATACGATTCTAAAGTTTTTACCAATATCTTCCATATGTGCAAGTGTTTTGATCACTTGTACATTTTTATGTGCATCACCTGTAGCTTCTGCAACATACGGAGCAAATGCTGCCATAGCATTTTCTACAAAGTTATCGTTGATCGTTGCAACAAATTCAGTCCCTGAAAAATCTACATCACATTTTGCTTCCTGCAATGCTTTTATAAATACTGCAGCACTTCCGAAGTTCTCTTTCCAGTTGATGAGTCCAAAGTTCGCCTGAAGTATTTTCTCAGCATTTTTCTGACCTCTATCCACTCTTGCGATACCAAATGCGATAGGCTCTTTGTATCCTGCTTGTGAAGTAACATCTGTTACCAATTGTTTAAATGCGTCTGTACTTGTCACTGTTTCAATAGCCATTGAAATCTCCTATCATCGAATAAAATAATTTAAAGCGATTATACTTGATTTTGTTTAACCTTTCTCATGATGGAGAACCAGTCTCTTGAAAAATGTTTCTTGATATAGTCTACATGGTGTGGTACTGTACAGCCACTGCAATCTTGATGTATCGCATCATCAGAAACAAACTGCGCACCATCTTTAGACGCTATACTGCAAGTACTGTAGAGCACTTGATTCCCCTCTTTGGAAAGCCCCTTATCATCAAAACGAAAGTTGGGACAGGCACAAAGGTAACAATTCAGATCTTCCATCTCATGACACTTTTTATTCTCTTTATAAAGGAAACAAAAATCGGGCTCTTTTTCTACCATATTTTCAAACCTGAAGTATGCGATGACTTCATCATCGCTCAAGGCTTCCAATTTCTTCATGATCTTCTTGTGTTTTTGTCCATGTGCTTCAAACCAGTCACTGTAATTCATCAATTATCCATTTTTTTAGTTTTACACAACTTCCACACACACCAAACTGTGGAGTTGTTTCCCCTTTCTACCCCAAGGGCACTTCCTCACTTCGTTCAGGGCGTTTTTTTAGAAAAAACGAAACAAAAAATCGTCACAGTTCTCGAATCGCTAGATTTTCTGGCACTAAATGACGATACCCCTGTCGCTAAAGCGTAAGTGGGGTGCAAGGTCGTTCACCATGACAGGTGGCGTACTTTGTACGATTATGAGATGACGATACTCAGAAGTTGAATAAGTATAACATAAAGAATTTTTCTGTACAATCCGCTCATGAAACATCTTAGAGGCCACAGTAAAAACTACTTTTCATTTGCCGTCATCGCTATGTACTCCACACTTTCAAAGTTGTGTTGGATCGACAGCAATTTTCAGTACCATAAAAAAGCCTTTATCTACCACGAATATAAAACTTCCCCTCCCTGTTTATCCATTTTTTACTAATTAAAACAATATTACATACAAAATAAACAAGGAACAACCTATGACATTCAAGTCACTCAGCCTTATCACGGCTACACTACTACTGACAACACACACGCACGCAGACGAAACACTCGAACCTATCACGATAGTCTCAGCCACTAAAACAACACAATCCATTCAAAACACCACTTCAAATGTCACAGTGATTACAGCCGAAGAGATAGAAGAAAATGGATATCAAACTGTTGCACAAGCCATCAACACTGTAGCTGGAATCTCGGTTACTAACTCTGGTGGCCTTGGACAGCAGAGTTCATTTTTCGTAAGAGGTGCGGACTCAGGTAAAGTCCTCGTACTCTTAGACGGCATGCGTCTCAACGACCCAAGTACTACAAATGGTACAGCCCTTCTTGATAGTCTTACAACAAGTAACATAGACCAAATCGAGATCATCAAAGGTGGTGCAAGCAGTATCTGGGGCTCCAATGCTTCTGCAGGTGTCATCAACATCATTACCAAAGAAGCCAAAGATGGTATCCATGGTTCACTCGCATTAAACTACGGTTCATACAACACTAGAGGTACTGATGCCGATCTTTCGTACAGTGATAAAAAGATCACAGCACAAGTTCTTGCTTCCTATCTCAAAACGGATGGTTTTTCTGCATTGGCTCCAAGATCAGCAGAAGAAGATGGCTATGAAAATAAAAACTATAATATAAAATTCGGATATGCTTTTGATGCAAATAACAAACTAAACCTTAGCTATAACCGCATTAAAACAGATACTGAGTATGATGACAGCTTCTCTGTCTCTCAAGCAGATGATGATTACAGTAACAGTACATCAGATCAAACTAACTATGCCTTGAACTATCACTTCAACCTGGACAACTATAGTGCTATTTTCAATGCAAGTAAAGGTGAATACAATAGGGTCTATTACACCTATTACTACATGGACAACCAAAATGTCTATAAAGCAAATCTCAAAGAGTACTCCCTCATCAATGCATACCAATACGAAAAAGGGAAAATGATTTTAGGATTGGAGTATAAAGATATAGATGGATTCAGCCAACTCAACACTTATGCAGAAAATAAAGCAAGTTATATTAACAAAGCAATATTTGTTTCTAACATATACGACATCAATGAAAACACTCTTTTGGAAACAAATCTAAGATACGATAACTATGATGAATTTGATGACAAGACTACTTATAAAATTGGATTCAAACATAATCATGACTTTTATGAAGGCTTCACAACTTCTGCAAACTACTATACTTCGTATGATTCTCCAAGTTCATACCAACTTGCAAATCAATCACCTACCGTTGATATTTTGAAACCTGCTTATACAAAAGGATATGATATTTCTGCTAGTTATAAAGATCTTATCTCTATTAGCTATTTTAATATTGAAGTAGAAGATGGAATTGTGTATATAGATGGTACATGGCCAGCAGAGTATAAGAACACCAATGGCATAGAAAAGTTCTCTGGACTTGAAATAACAAGTTCATATGTATTTGATCCATACAATATTACATTCTCTGCAAACTATACCCATCTCTTTGATTATGATGCAGAAGATGGAACAGACCATATCAGACGTGCAAAAGATACATTGAATGCTTCTTTAGAGTACTACACTATAAACGATACACATTTTGGTATCAATGCACAGTATATAGGTGACAGAGAAGAGTTTGGACAAAGTACTGGTAACTACACCGTATGGAACGCAAACTTCAGTACAGAAATTATCAATGATGTTGACCTAAGTCTAAATGCAAGAAACATCTTTGATAAAGACTACCAGTCAAGCTACGGTTACGCTACAGAAGGAAGATCACTCTATGCAAAGATCAAGTATAGCTTTTAGATGAATTCCCTATCGGGATTCATCTGTGCTAAGTACTACGTATTACGTGTTACGAAAGAGCAAAGGCTTACAAGTCAAAAGACTATATAAAAATCAATGCCCTACTTATTTTTCGTAACACATAGCACTTAGCACGTAACACTAACAAATAGGATATAATCACTCATGTTAAAAATTATCCCATCCTGGTTCATCAGATACAAGTTCTTCAATTCCCTCTTTTTGGGATTGAGTGTGGGTGCCATATTTACACTTTATGCACCGCTTGAACCCTCTATCTATTCTCTGGGCGGTGTATTGTTGGCCATGGGTATGCTGATCGTCGCACGGTTTTATCATACCATACTCAATGCAGATTGGTTTTTTAGGATCTCACTCTTTGTAGAGGTTGTTTTACTCTTAACCATGCTCTACTTCCTCTATGCATCTTACAACTATCAGACTGCCCTGCTGCTTTACATCGGGTATCAGGTTACTTTTGTCTTCGGAAACTACCTTATAAGAGCTGAAACACTTTTACTTAAAACAGATATCCTCTTAACCAAACTCGATACGGTCAAACAGATAGGCTACCTTTTAGGCATGGGGCTCGCATATCTTTTTTACAAGATCCTTACGCAGTACGGCATAGAAGATAACCAAACACAGGTCTATGACCTGCATTTTTTACTGATAGCTGTTGAGTTGGTGGTGATTGTTTTGATTATAAAAAGTTTTAAAAGAGTCTAAAGAAGCTTCGTAGACAAAGCGGTTAACAATTTCGCTTTTGTCTTTTGATCATAGCTGCAAGAAACATGTACAAAAGTACCACATTCAGTACAAAAAGAATCAGTAGATACCCTTCATCCATATGTCTCTCCAGTTGTAATCCCGTCAAAGAGTAGATCGCTTGAAATACCCCTAAAAAGAGTACTGTGTTACGTGTATCTTCTGCAAAGAAATGTCGTAATATATGATGGATGTGACATCTGTCCGCACAGAAGATGGATTTCCCTTTTATCTTGCGACGTACCATGACCACCACGGTATCCAAGATAGGAATAGCCGCTATAAACAATATGCTGACCGTAGGTAAGTATGCCAGTGACTTGATCGCCAACATAGAGATCACAAATCCTAATGTCAAAGAACCGCTGTCTCCCATAAATATAGAAGCCGGGTGCGAATTAAATACAAGAAACCCTAAAAGCGCTGAGATAAATGCTCCAGCAATCATCATCATGAAAAAATCATCATGCATATACCCTACAGCAAAAAAACTACCGAGTATTACTATACTCACTGTAGCAGCAAGTCCATCAAGGCCATCTATCAAATTGAGTGCATTGGTGAACCCGACCACTGCAAACAGTGTAAAAGGAATCGCAAACCATCCTAATGAAAGCTCAAACCCAAAAAATACACCAAGATGATCGATCACAATATTGTCAAAATAAAGCAGCACCGTACTCAGCATAATAACAATGAATTTAGTGTTTGGAGCTGTATCACGATGATCATCCAGCAATCCCACGATAAAAACAAGCAAAATAGCAGTACAGGTCCATGCATAAGAGAGTATCACATCAAAATAAAAAATAGGAAGCACAAATGCTATCGCAAGATAAAATCCTATCCCGGCACCTCTTGGGGTATGATTCCTATGTGTACTGCGTTCATTAGGGACATCTATCAAACCCATTTCTGCTGCATAATGTTTCACAAAGCCAACCAACACCACAGAGAGGATAAAAATGCATACAAATACCAAATACATATGCATGACTAAGACCTAAGCGTATGGTTCAAAATAGTATTATTTTCCCATACCTTTGTGTAGTTTTCTCTTTGAAAGACATCATCCAAGAATTTCGTCTGTTTGAGATGATGTACATCAGAGCCTAAAAAATCGATCATGCCATTGTCAGAGAGTATCTCTGCTTTTTTCTTGGCATCTTTACCGTAATGCCCACCCAAGGAATTCAGATCTAGCTGAAACAAGACACCCAGCTCTTTCCATCTGCCATACTCTTTGAGCGGATCACTCACATAACGATAACGTTCAGGATGCGCCATAAGCGGTATATATCCTGCAGCCGAAATTTCAAAGATCATCTCTTCTATCTGCAGAGGTTTCGAAACATAGGAAGTTTCAAAAAGAAGGTATTTCCCATCGATACTCATCACTTCATCACTACGAATATGGTCATAAAACCCTTCATCCAGATAGTACTCTGCAGCAGCTTCTATCTCCAGCTTTATCCCTTCAGCCTTTGCCGCTTTTCTCAAAGAGACCAATCCCTCTTTGATGATCTGAGGTGTATTGCGGTAGACATCTATCATGATATGCGGTGTCGTGATCACTTTCTCATAACCTAGAGATTCCATCCCCTTCAAAAGCGAAAGGCTCTCCTCCATACTCTGGGAACCATCATCGATCCCCGGGATGAAGTGTGAGTGAAGATCCACCTTTAGGACGGGACCTCTTTTCTTCTCTTTTTGTTTTTTAAAAAAAGGAAAGATCATTTGCTGTCTTCCTCATAATAACCGTAACCATACCCATAACCGTAACCGTATCCATTTCTCGCCGTTTTCACATCATTGAGCAAGATGCCCAACCCGTTGATCTCTTCTTTTGAGAGTTTTTCTACACTCTTTAAAAAACCTTTTTTCGAGTAATCGGCTCTCAGTACATACATACTTGTATCTGCAAAATGCATCAATGTTCGTGCATCTGTGACCAAACCTATCGGAGGGGTATCAAGGATGATCACATCATACACTTCTCTTAGTTTTTCAAGTACCTTTTCCATCAAAGGACTCTGTATCAGTTCACTCGGGTTTGGCGGTACAGGTCCAGAAGTGATAATGTCCAGATTCTCATACTCTGTATTCTGGATCACCTCTCCTAAAGCCGTATGACCTGAGAGCAGGGTACTCATACCTTTGGTATTTTGAAGTCCAAATTTTTGATGTAGTGTCGGTTTTCGCATATCAAGGTTAAGTATGACCGTTTTTTTGTCTGCCATACTCATGATCCCGCCCAGGTTGATACAGGTTGTCGTTTTCCCTTCTCCTCCGATAGTTGAAGTGATCGCAATGACATGGGCATTTTTATCTCTTGCCATAAACTGGAGGTTGGTACGTATATTCCTAAAAGATTCAGCTAAAGCAGATTTCGGAGATAAAAATACCCGTACCTTCTCATTATCCTCTTTAATATGCGGGATAAGCCCAAGTATAGGTACTTCTGTCACCTTAGTGACATCCTCCTCCTCTTTGATACGGTCATCAAAGAACTCTCTTAAAAAAGCAACAGCGATCCCTAGTATCAATCCCATGATCAACCCTACCAGTACGATCAGTTTTCGCTTAGGTTTAATAGGGGACTCAGGGTAAAGTGCCTTATCTATGATCCGGTTCTTACTGACTGTAGAAGCTTTGATGATCGCTGTTTCTGAGCGCTTCTCCAAAAGATAAGAGTAGATCTTCTCATTGACCACAAATTTACGCTGCAACTGCCCATACATTCTCTCATCCGCAGGCAGTGTATTTAAAAGTTTCTGCTGCTCTGATATAGAGTGTTCAAGCAATGCTTTTCGCTCTTTTATGCTTTTTCTCAGGTTTTTGATCGTTGAGATCAGCACTGTTTTAAGCTGTGCTATCGTCTTGTTCACTTTGATCACAGAAGATGCCATCTCCGTATATTCTGCACGCAGGATCTTCTTTTCGATGATGGCAGCCTGAAGTTCTTTGATGATACCTGAGAGTGACGACCCTTCCTTATCGAGCCCTGCAATTGCTATACTTTCCAGGTTCTCACCTGACTGAACCTGTTTATAAAGCGTATCCAACAACCCCTGTTCTATAGTTATCTCTGCCAATTTCGTTTCATACTCGCTCATCTGCCTTATGATATTTTCAGCTTTGGCACTTAAACTGACCGTATTGGACGTTTTTTTAAACTCTTCGAGTTTAATAGCAGAGCTTTTGAGGTTTTCAGTGATGAATTTCAACTGTTCATCGACAAAAGTAAGTGCACGTGTTGCTTCTTCTGTCTTTTTCTCTATGTTCTGCTGGATATAGGCTTCTGCTAATGCATTGGCGAACTCTTGAGCACGCAAAGCTACATTATCTGCATAAGAGATCTCGAGCATAGAAGAGTACTTTGATTTCTGACTTACACTGACACCAGATCGAACAAAGCTTCCTATCGTTTCAGGATCTATGATCACAAAGCGGTACGCTTCATCATCTGGCTCTTTGGTCTTTACAACATTAAGATGAAAATGCTCGGTGACGATCTCTTCACTATAAGGAAGCACTTCATCATAACTCCAAATATTCTCATTTTCATCTTCTACTTCTTCCACTACCAAACGATAATGTTTATCATCTACTGGAATTAAATCAAATGAAATACCATAGCCTTTGAGCATACCCACTTGAAAAGGACTCGCTTTATAGAGTTCGATCTCTCTAAATCTTCTAGTCGTATAGTACCGATGCGCAAAATCTACATATTTCAGTGCTTTTTCAGTCAAGAATCTTGACTGAATGATATCCATCTCTGTATCAGCATTCATAGTACCAGAATTCATAGCCATTGCAAGTACATCCTGAGTTCCGCCATAACTACGTTGATCCAAACCTACCTCGACAGTGGCAGAGGCTTGATACACATTAGGTTTAAAATAAGCATAATAACTACTGACAAACGCAAATAAAACAACAAAAAGAAGTATCATAGCCCGATATCGATATACGGTCCTAAATATCTCTTTAATGTCTATTTCATCTTCATCTATGTGCATGTTGTCTGTATTCATTGTTTTCCTTGAAGTCTTAAAGTATCATATATAAAATGATTGGTGTTCTATATCTGAACGATATAAGTGAGATTCTCTTCGAGTCGTATTTCTGACCCGAGGAGAGAAGATTAAAAGTTATATGTTATACCTACAGTAAATGCATCTACATCTGCCTGCACAGTAGCATCACCCTCATAACTACCATCCATATCATTTGCAGGGAAAGTGTAGTCAGCAAAGAGAGAGATGTTTTCCATCATTTCATAACTCGCACCAAGTCCCCATTGGAAACCAGTTTCATCATAATCTACAAGATAACCTTTTACACCATCTAAAGTAACCCCACCATATCCAAGAAGTGCATAGACAGAAAAGTCTTCACTTACAGGGTATTGTGGTTTTGCAAATAGGGCCCATCCCTCCATTTCAGTCTGGTGATCATGCCAGAAAGATTTAGTATATCTACCCTCTACAGCAAAATACTCATTGAAGTCATATCCTGCAAGAAAAGAGAGATTTCCCAGTCTATCTTGTCTGTCGGTACCACCCCAATCCACAGAAATCTCCGCATCACGTGTACTTACAGCAGCGATACCAAGACCCACATAGAAGTTCTTTTCTTCTTTTACTACTTCAACTACTGGTTCTATTGCAGGTTCAACATCTTTCATGTCTCCCCCAGCAAATCCCAAACTGCTCATCGCCGCTACTGCACATACCGAAAGTACTATCTTCTTCATTCTTTTCCCTTGTTTTTTAATGCACAAATTATACTATTTTATGCTTTACTTTCATTAAGTAGTTTACTCTATATCTATAAGGTCATAATAAACTAAATTAAAATATAAAACTATAGTATAAAAATGTCATATTTATGTCATATTTTGCAAGTTTA is a window of Sulfurovum sp. TSL6 DNA encoding:
- the tsaE gene encoding tRNA (adenosine(37)-N6)-threonylcarbamoyltransferase complex ATPase subunit type 1 TsaE; protein product: MTKEIEASLEELDKVVSYLDATLPSDTIVFLRGDLAAGKTTLTQAIAKAKGIEGEVTSPTFSLQQCYGAKDGSSLYHYDLYRLDHEEFMQMGLFEEFEKPGWHMVEWGSDELKAFLEGVGYNVATIEIESQKNSRIYRIDV
- the trpD gene encoding anthranilate phosphoribosyltransferase; its protein translation is MGTKEEFERLFNNQMGTEEARAFLVALYEKGESGSDIAAAASVMREHSIKLSLSDALKEKAIDVVGTGGDKSGSFNISTTVSLLLASLGRVVAKHGNRSVTSNSGSTDVLEALGINLDLSIENKIKMLEETGFCFFPATDHHPAMKHIMPIRKSIEHRTIFNILGPLTNPAGAEKYLLGVFDPSFVKRIADALVELGAKRACVVSSHDGMDEISLACNSSFAYVESNRILEGEINPETFGFKLAPKEAILGGDANFNAQITRDIFSGKEKGAKRDIVLLNAAFALFVDGNVRDIEEAIEMAKSGLDSGKANEHLKLMAKISQQLAG
- a CDS encoding RNA-binding S4 domain-containing protein, producing the protein MRVDKWLSAVNVVKRRTIATDMLKSGVVLVNGLKAKASKNVAVGDTVTIEYLKGPKSYEVLQIPTTKTIPKSQKDEYVKELSN
- the lptB gene encoding LPS export ABC transporter ATP-binding protein, with product MTHTLEAKGLAKTIKKTKLVHDISLNVKSKEIVGLLGPNGAGKTTSFYMVCGLTDATEGQVFLDGEDVTRLPLSARAQMGIGYLPQESSIFKDLTVEENLLIAVEALGLDKEKVQPRIEKLLEIFNIEPIRARLGIRLSGGERRRVEIARALVGEPKFLLLDEPFAGVDPIAVLDIQNIIKQLVDLDMGILITDHNVRETLGICDRAYVMRSGEMLATGTSDEVANDENVRKHYLGEHFTF
- a CDS encoding tetrahydrodipicolinate N-succinyltransferase N-terminal domain-containing protein; this translates as MAIETVTSTDAFKQLVTDVTSQAGYKEPIAFGIARVDRGQKNAEKILQANFGLINWKENFGSAAVFIKALQEAKCDVDFSGTEFVATINDNFVENAMAAFAPYVAEATGDAHKNVQVIKTLAHMEDIGKNFRIVFLFEDANPGSVEAVYLKLYALSQSKAELRKINLNGAFGILSNVAWVGNTPYELDYLRENEIEMKLGGTYPAVDAVDKFPRFLQHVIPADNTRILEASKVRMGAQLAAGTTVMPGASYINFNAGTLGPVMVEGRISSSAIVGAGSDVGGGASILGVLSGTDGNPISIGENTLLGANSVTGLPLGDACIVDAGITILAGTKIKIAPEELAKISAANPEATLETKTMFKGAELQGLDGIHFRQDSTTGEIIARRSTREVKLNVELH
- a CDS encoding TonB-dependent siderophore receptor — its product is MTFKSLSLITATLLLTTHTHADETLEPITIVSATKTTQSIQNTTSNVTVITAEEIEENGYQTVAQAINTVAGISVTNSGGLGQQSSFFVRGADSGKVLVLLDGMRLNDPSTTNGTALLDSLTTSNIDQIEIIKGGASSIWGSNASAGVINIITKEAKDGIHGSLALNYGSYNTRGTDADLSYSDKKITAQVLASYLKTDGFSALAPRSAEEDGYENKNYNIKFGYAFDANNKLNLSYNRIKTDTEYDDSFSVSQADDDYSNSTSDQTNYALNYHFNLDNYSAIFNASKGEYNRVYYTYYYMDNQNVYKANLKEYSLINAYQYEKGKMILGLEYKDIDGFSQLNTYAENKASYINKAIFVSNIYDINENTLLETNLRYDNYDEFDDKTTYKIGFKHNHDFYEGFTTSANYYTSYDSPSSYQLANQSPTVDILKPAYTKGYDISASYKDLISISYFNIEVEDGIVYIDGTWPAEYKNTNGIEKFSGLEITSSYVFDPYNITFSANYTHLFDYDAEDGTDHIRRAKDTLNASLEYYTINDTHFGINAQYIGDREEFGQSTGNYTVWNANFSTEIINDVDLSLNARNIFDKDYQSSYGYATEGRSLYAKIKYSF
- a CDS encoding cysteine-rich small domain-containing protein, producing MNYSDWFEAHGQKHKKIMKKLEALSDDEVIAYFRFENMVEKEPDFCFLYKENKKCHEMEDLNCYLCACPNFRFDDKGLSKEGNQVLYSTCSIASKDGAQFVSDDAIHQDCSGCTVPHHVDYIKKHFSRDWFSIMRKVKQNQV
- a CDS encoding TIGR02757 family protein; translation: MRLSEIKTLLDNEVEARNNSAELSFDKPDPLLVASQYQDESIALICALFGYGNVGLIVRFLQSLDFSLLDCSEEEIRKALSSHYYRFQKSEDVAALFIALKRLRSEESIENIFYTAYKKEENILDGLWHFIETLQSVYPRNTRGYNFLIGSIPKKVLSAGTYKRYMMYLRWMVRKDALDMGLWSKIDKKDLLMPLDTHTFQVSRRLGLLKRKTYDMRASIELTDTLRTFDQKDPIKYDFALYRLGQEKLA